caagaggttggtgtgcaaaatcaaagcacatggcattgggggtaatgtactgacgtagatagagaactggttggcagacaggaagcagagagtcggggtaaacgggtccttttcagaatggcaggcagtgactagtggagtgccgcagggctcggtgctgggaccccagctatttacaatatacattaatgatttggatgatggaattgagtgtaacatctccaagtttgcagatgacattaaactgggtggcggtgtgagctgtgaggaggatgctaagaggctgcagggtgacttggacaagttaggtgagtgggcaaatacatggcagatgcagtataatgtggataaatgtgaggttatccactttgggggctaaaacacgaaggcagaatattatctgaatggcggcagattaggaaaaggggaggtgtaatgagtcctgggtgtcatggttcatcagtcattgaaggttggcatgcaggtacagcaggcgctgaagaaggcaaatggtatgttggccttcatagcaaggggttttgagtataggagcagggaagtcttactgcagttgtacagggctttggtgaggccccaccatattgtgttcagttttggtctcctaatctgaggaaggacattcttgctattgagggagtgcagcaggactgacatatgaggagagactggatcgactgggcctgtattcactggagtttagaaggatgagagtggatctcatagaaacatataacattctgacgggactggacaggttagatgcaggaagaatgttcccgatgttagggaagtccagaaccaggggacatagtcttaggataagggtaagccatttaggactgagatgaggaggaacttcttcactcagagagttgttaacctgtggaattccctaccgcaaagagttgttgatgccagttcattggatatattcaagagggggttagatatggcctttgaggctaaagggatcaaggggtatggtgagaaagcaggaaaggggtactgaaggaatgatcagccatgatcttattgaatggtggttcaggctcgaagggccggatggcctactcctgcatatattttctatgtttctgtgtaggcCTGCAAATTAATGCTGAAAACACATTGCATACTTGGAAGTGTTTCTGTGTGATCTCCTTACAACAAAAGTAGGTATGCTTTACACCCAAAGGTATGTGGGTTCTTTATTCAAAGGATGTCCCCTTCACAGGCTTCATGTTCCAATATTCATGAACTTACATTTATCCATGTGAAATTTTATCTGATATAACTAAACcaggctcatagaatcatagaaatttacagcacgaaaggaagctatttcggcccatcatgtctgcgccagctatccagcctaatcccactttccagttcttggtccgtagccctgtaggtgcacatccaaatattttttaaatgtggtgagggtttctgcctctaccactctttcgggcagtgagttccagacccccaccaccctctgggtaaagacatttcccctcacctGTCACCCCACTATCCTCCACGtttaacagatcatcctccgccatttccgccacctccagcatgatcccaccaccaatcacatcttcccctctcctctctcagcattccgaagggaccgctccctccgcgacaccctggtccattccgcattgGGTGAGAATTACAAAGGAAAGAAATGAATAAATGAATTTTCCTTTTCAAAGAAAGAAAATTATGTGCTATTGCTTTGATTCACTACATGTTGTTTTGCATTTGCAAATGATCATTTTTGATTTTCCCGCGTGGGCATCGCAAGGAATAGAGTGTCTGGTGGACACAAATAATATTAATGTTTAGGTTTATATGTCTCTCCTTTGTTTAAATTAGTCTTTTTGTCTGAATTTTCCTATTAGTTGTGCCTGCTCACGAGTGGGCGCTTATAGATTTATTTTCTGTTGATGACACCAAGGAAACCCGTGTCGCTCTTATTGGTCAACTAAAATAGGCACCTTGCTGTAGACAAATATATATGCTCTCAGAATAAAATTCTTTCTATACTTCTAGCCTTATGTGAATGGCATCCTTTTGTCAAAATGGGATCGGTGCTCTAATCAAGACCAAGAGCGCTGAAAGAATCATAGCACCTATTGCTGCTCAAGTGTCCCATTTGATCATTCTAAGTGAATGGAGAGACATCGACGATGAAAATTTCTCTGATCTAGAGCCAGCAGCTAAGGAAGTGGCCAAAGCAACTGAAGAACTTGTTCGTGCTGCAAAACGGTAAGTCCCTGGCACATTGATGGGAGCAAGGGTGCTGACATGTTTGTGATATCAGTTAGGCTTTCTTCATAAATCACAGTTGCCACAGTCATAAGTGAGTTATTTAGATCTGCTTCATGAATGCGATTCAAAAAAAAATCATATCAATCCCATTCCAATCAAATACTGCGATTGTGAAGCTCTCCCAATGTCTTGCTGGGTAAAGCCACCTCCCAATAGTGAGCCACACAGACTAGGATTATCTAAGGTTCGATCTTGGTTTTGTGCTGAGTTCACTGATTTCAGTCAAGGCTTTAGTAAGGAGTATCATGATGGACGTCAGCATCCCTGGAGTACGGATAAGAAAAATCAGCTTGGGTTCATGGCTGCTCCTATTTGCTATCCAgtgatatagtagcatggatagaggattggctaactaacagaaaacagagagtcgggataaatgggtcattttccagttggcaaacagtgactagtagggtgccgcagggttcggtgctgggttctcaactatttataatttatattaatgacttggatgaatggaccaagtgtaatgtagccaagtttgctgatgatacaaattgggtgggaaagcaaattgtgaggacacaaaaaatctgcaaagggatatagacaggctaagtgagtgggcaaaaatttagcagatagaatataatgtgggaaaatgtgaggttatccactttggcagaaataatagaaaagaaaattataatttaaatggagaaaaattgcaaagtgctgcagtacagagagatctgggagtccttgtgcgtgaaacacaaaaagttagtatgcaggtacagccaagtaatcaggaaggcaaatggaatgttggcctatattgcaagggggatagagtataaaatcagagaagtcctgctacaactgtacagggtattggtgaggccacatctggagtactgcatacagttttggtctccatatttaaggaaggatatacttgcattggaggctgttcagagaaggttcactaggttgattccggagatgagggggttgacttatgaaggtaggttgagcctatactcattggagttcagaagaatgagaggtgatcttattgaaatttataagataatgagggggctcgacaagattgaTACCGACCAATAGCTATACAGCCTaagcccactttccagttcttggtcctgtaggttatgccactttaagtgcacagccaagtattttttaaatgtggtgagggtttctgcctctaccaccctttcaggcagtgagttccagacccccaccaccttctgggtaaagacattttccctcacctttcaccccaccatcctccacgttcaacggatcatcctccgccatttctgccatctccagcatgatcccaccaccaatcacatcttcccctcctctcctctcagcattccgaagggactgttccctccgcgacaccctggtccattccgcattgGGTGAGAATTACAAAGGAATGAAATGAATAAATGTGTTTTCCTTTTAaaacactcataggggaaactaaaactagtcccagaataagggtccatctatttaaaactgagatgagaagacatttcttttctcagagggttgtaaatctatggaattctttgcctcagagagctgtggaggctgggtcattgaatatatttaaggtgtagacagatttttgagcgataaaggagtaaaggattatggaagtagagctgagtccatgataagatcagccatgatcttattaaatggcggagcagactcgagggtccaaatggcctactcctgctcctatttcttatgaccccTGATGGAAAATGCGTTTATGTAGACACTGGGTAAGAGCAGGATTCAGCTCAGCTGTGATACTCCACTTGGTTAAGTAGGTTCCTGATACTCGCATACAGGATGGGCACTTTGCTGAGGTACAAGATGTCCTGTGGCTGCGTAAAACAATATTCCGGCATGAATCAGGAGTGGAGGAGGGAAGAGAAGAAAACATTGTGGTGGGAGGAGTTCTCTAATTGTAAAACAGTATTTTTttataaatggagttaagatacagatcagccaagatcgaattgaatggtagaacaggctcaaacagctgaatggcctactaataCTAGCTCCAATTTTGAAAGAAGATGTTTTTGTTTAGAACTTTGCATATATTTGTTGAGCTTATTTTCACACAAGCACAATGGTCTTTCATCGTGAGTGACAGGTGCATAATGTGGCCACAGCAGACTTACGGTGTACAGAATGACAGCAAATTTATGACCTGGTTTTCTTTTGGAACAATTATTGGACTATTTCTCCGCTCTTTGGATTATCTCAATGCTGCCACGCTGTTGGGTGGTATGAAGTGCAGCCCCCTCACACTGCTACTGCATTTATTTTATTTGCTTGCGGGTGTTTTCAGATCTAGATTCTAGCCAGTTTGTAATTTCCCTCACTGAAACATTTTATTGTTGTACCTCAGCAACAGTGAAACATCCGCAGCAGTTAGTGGCTGTTCTCAGTAAAGTAAAAATACTCTCTCCAAAACATCATTTCAGAGGCAGTCTTGAAGGCAGATTGTACTCAATACAATTTCTCCGTCAATCGTGTGCAGGTGATATGAAAGAAATACACACTGTTTTAATCCTCTTTCTTCTCTTGAAGAGTTACATTTTTCAATTTGCCTCACACAATTACCTAGACACACAGGGTAATTACAGATCCCGAGATAAAGGCAATAGTTTACCAAGAAAGTATATTGTTACAAATTAATGGGTAAAGGTTTTCAATGGATCTTAGGTGCTGGTTAGGCAGCATATTACTTACTTACATTATATATGAGGATATTGCATTGGAGACATGTGAGATGCCAGAACACATTGAGTTGAAGAGGATGTTTCATGACATGCTATAATTAACGTGGAATTACACTTTGAACCACAAAATGGGTTATCTCAAATCATATGATGATGATTCCATGTCCATATATACAATATAATAGAAATTTACAATATagaagaaggctattcagcccatcatgtctgtgcaggTTTTTTACCAGATTAATCCCACGATCATAAGTTTGGTCATTCCTAAGCCAGAAAAACTGTCTCACGTTGACTCTGTTATAACACCTGTTTTTAGTAAATGAAGTTGAATATTTAAGTATCAGTATTCAACTGAGCAGATTTAGCACTGTATGAGGTAAGTAGGCAGTGGTCCCGTGTCTTCTCATTTTCAAATGCTAATTTGTTTCTATGATTTTTAAAATTTCAACGATTGATCCCATTTGTAATAGATTCAACTTCTTTTGTCTGCTTAGATTTGTGGAAGACTCTGATGATGGTCAGCTGAAAAGTGAAATGGGCTTGGCATTAGAATTTGCCGCAGTGTCCGGAAAGGGCATCCTGATGGCAGCCCAGAAACTTAGCATTCAGCCAGCACTCCGTGAACACAGGAATGAGCTAGTCACCTCTGCTCAGAATGTCCTACAGGGGACTATGCAGGTTAGTTCTAAGCAGAACCGCTGGTACATAAATGTGATGGAGAAAAGCTTCTAAGAGTTAGGAATTCTAGGTCTATCTTTTCACCAGTCCAAGTAAATAATTTCAGGAATCCAGCAAGCATCTGCAGTCTCAACTGGAAGTACAGTGGGTAAGGGTAACCTCACCCACCTTGACAAGAAACCCACGGGATCAGGCGGAATGACAGTTTTACACCCtgcccattgatttcaatggagaaTAAAATTGGGCGGGGCGTAAAACCAGCGGAGCAGctgatcccatcagtttccctatggGCGGTTTAGGTTACAATTGCCCCAACAACAGAGTCTGAATCCAAGGTTTGACTGTTATTGTACTCCAGCTCCTGCGAGGGAGATACAGTTTGCCATTTCTAGTCGtgttgtgtggtggtggggggagcaaAGTAGCAATCATGAAGGTGGCTGTGCGCTAGGCATTTTGTCCTCtggtcccgattttaactccaggtggattcccactcaggcctgagttaaaattacagtcgggtttcaatgatgtaattgggctgcaaCACGCATGTGTAAAGAAGGACCATTTTGGCTCCAGGCAcgcatgtccttgctgcctgctcaggagagcaggttaaaatgacAGATGTTGCGAACATGCTGGTTTTCGGACAGGTAACAGCCAagacgattttaactgcccacccaccaggtttctgctgagcgagtagggttaaaatcattCCCTTGGGAGCGGGATTGAAAGGCGGATATCAAGGATGGGAAGGAAAAGAGACTCAGAATGGGGCTTGGCTATCCTTGTTCAAATGTTGAATGAGTCTGCCAAGGCTCATTGTCTAGGCTCATACATGAAGAGCAGCCATTCTAACCAAGTACTTGACACCTGTGGAACGTTATGAATCAGGAGAAAAAGAAACAGAAATCCTTATCTTCAGAATAGGATTATTATTGTATTGGTTTCAATTGGTTAGGCAAGTGAGTCATTTTCCTTGCCTTGATGCCTTAAAATGAGGCTATACATATCAGGCTGGGTGtcatttctcttgaaaaaggaagactgagggggtgaccgaatagaggtctttaaaattatgaaaggttttgatagagtggatagcgagagaatgtttccacttgtggggaagagcataactagaggctatcaatgtaAGATCGTCACCAAAAaagatccaatagggaattcagaagaaaattatttacccaaagagtggtgagaatgtggaactcgctaccacagggagtggttgaagtgaatagatttaaggggaggctagacaagcatatgagggaaaagggaatagagggttatgctgatagatttagatgatgaaagacgggaggaggctcgactggagcttaaatgccggcatggactggttgggccaaatggcctgtttctgagtcagatatcctttgtaatcctatgtaagatGTCACGGATTCAGTTTTTAGATTTGAATGTACCTCTGGCACATATCAGGGACCCTGAAATGGACTATGGCTCTGTTAAATTAAGATGAAATGATCCACTGGGTTTCTTTCTAAGAATTATATTTCATTTTTTTGTGGGTCAGATTCTCTTGACAGCAGATGATGTGGAAGTCCGTAAGATTATCCAGTCCACTCGCTggctgctggactgcctggtgctcCTGGAGTCTGCAGGGGACATGTCGGCGTTGCTCGCTGCTTTCAGGGAGTTTTCAGAAGCGTTGCTCCTGCTCAACAACCTGGCGGGAGGACGCCTCCAGGAACTGAGTGACCCCGTTCACCAGCAGCGTCTCAACCGAGCGCTGGAGACGCTGAAGAAATGCGTCCCGAGTTTGCACACGGCCATGCACGCCTGCATGAAGCACCCCCAGGCCGAACAGGCCAAGGCTGCCAAAACATACGTCGCTGAGCAGACGGTCGCCGCAGTCATGGATATAGTGGGCCTCCTGACGGGCGGACCTGCAGACCATGAGGAGGGCAGAGGAGGGCAGTTCGCTGAGCGATTGCAGCAGCTTCAGGACCTGGCATCCAAAGCCAAGCACTCTTCCATCGCCCACAGCAACTTGGACAGCCTGGTGGAGGCGGTGGCCTGCCACTGCATGCTCGTGGCGGCCCATACATCAAAGGAGAAACTGGGGCGGAGGCTGGTGAGAAGCTGccagctcctcctgcagctccgggCTCAGCTCTCCGACCGGGGCAAGGGGTGGGCGAGCTGGTCCGACCGTCCCCAGCAGCCGATGGAGGCCGAATGCGACGCTCTGATCAAGGCGGTGGAAGAGCTGGGCCTCGGCGTGGTGACCGCCACCCTGCACCAAATGGTCCACGCCTTCACCGACACCGAGCAGCCACTCGAGCGGCTGCTGAAAGCGGCCGCAGCGGCCCCGCCGGCCAGTCCCAGCCTCCAGCTACTCACCGCCTCGTTCCGCAGCCACGCCCGCGGCATGCTCAGGGTGGCCGCTCTCACCGCCGCCAGTTGCCCGCGGGCCGACCATTGCCAGGCCATCCAGGGCTCGGTCAAGCGCCTGAAGCGCCTGAGCCAAGAGCTGCTGGCCGCACTGGGCAGCGACCCCGAAAGCCCGGCGCTCTCCCACAGACTCCGGCTGCTCCGCCGGCACTGGCTGCACGAAGCGGCAGGGCTGCTGGCGGCTCTGGACGCGGCGATCGACGTCCGCCACTTCATCGAGCTGTCCATCCAGGAGATTGTGGCcgacaaggaggagtgtgaaaagaCCGCGGGCCACCCAAACCTCAGCCGCTCGGTACAGAAGCTGACCGCGCGGGCTCAACGGGTAGCACAAGCTGCCGAGAGGTGTGTGGATAAAAGCGCCGAGCCAGTCTTCAGGAACGGACTCTTGGCTTTAGTACGTGAGTCCCAAAGAGCCATCCCGCCAGTTCAGGCGGCCGCGGGTCGCTGCTTGGGGAGGCCGGCGAATGCCAAGCTGAGAGGCGATCTCTTCCAAAGGATACAACAGTTGATTGACTTGATGTACCAGGTCCGCGATGGTGTCGATGGCATCAACCATCCCGACCTCCTCAGTCCCCTGCGCGACCACGCTCGGAAGCACCAAGCTCTCGAGGAGACGAGTTGCTTAAgtaacttggatttttcactgataCACACCATGGACCTCAAAAAACAAAAGTTGGCCATAGCCTCTGAATCACTGGATAATTACTTAAGCAAACCTCTTCCACCACATGACCCGACTGAAGAGGGGTTTAAAAGTGTGAAGGAGACACGCTCTGGGCTTTCTGCTCAGTTCCCCCTTTTGGTGAAGGATCTTATCTCAGCCGCAAATGCTAAAGACATCCCCGCAGTCAACGGCGCTTGTGCAGATATACTCGAACTGTCCAATAGTTACATGGATGCTGCCAGGGAAGCGGCAACAAGCACAGATCCATTGGAAGAGAAAGGAAGACTTGAGTCACTGAAGGGCGAAGTGGCAGGACTGACGCCGCATCTTCTCAGCCTGGCCCGGGAAGTGGCGCTCAACCGACAGCAGGACATGGGTAGGCTGCACCGTGCCGCGACGGCTTGGTGGGACAAGATTAGTGATCTGAGAGCCATCCTTCAGAGACTGGCAACTCCCTGGTACGCTGCGATAAAGCAGATAGTCTGCAATCTATCTGCTAACAATCTCTCGCAGGACCTTCAAAGCACCGAAGatatcactgagatcatggcttcaCTGTCCAACTGTGTGCAGTCAGCTGGGGAGGTCACCAGGGCTGCTGACGGCGCGGAAGGTTTTGGGCTCCTCGGGGCTCGGGGCCAACTAGTGCAAGTCCATTCGAGGTTAAAAGTGGCACAGAATAATTCCAAAATCTTGAGAGATAACATCGTTTGCGCTACTAAAGAGTCGCCACTTTTCAACAAAGGAGGGGATACGCTGGAAGGAGCATGTCTTCTATGGGCTGTCTCCATTCGGATGCTGCTCTCTTCGTTAGACGGCTTCTTACACAATGAAATCTTTCTCGTCACTGACCTGAGGGACGCTACTGAACACAAACGCCCGCTTCAAACTGCACTGCTGGCTGTCTCCGAGAAGCTGCTTGGGCTGCAGCAGGCGGCTACAATGTCCTGTGTTTGTTGCAAAGAGAAAGGCGTCCAGGTCAAACTTTGTCGTGTGAACGACGAGATGAAGGTTCTCGGCGAAGCATTAATCCAGGCTGCAGAGACCCTGCACCAATCACCAGTGAACAAGAGCAACCTGTCCGTGCGCTTTCAGCTCCTCCAAAGGCAACTGGCAATAAAAGTGAAAGCTGTAACCTCACTTATGGACCTTGTCAATCACAACTGCGCATGGGCATTAAAACAGCTGTTCCATCTGGCTAACAGTGCCGCCCAAAAGCACGGAGATGGCAAAGTGCGACTAGTGCAGCAGTTTCAGAAGGAAGCGCATCTGCTACTGATGGATATCGAAGAGCTAAAGGCAGTGGTGGAAAATAGTCTTTGCAACGTCACCCATTTGGAGTCCAAGGAGATGTTGGTATCGGCTGTTACCGACCTTCCTTTGGTTACTTCTCAGATAGTTACAGAAGCCAAGCAACTCTCTGACAACGCTGACAAAAACAACGTTGCCAAACTTCAGTACCtggcaagagactggtgtgcaaaagttCACTTTATCGTGACACAACTTCAGGATGTGGGTGTAAATGACCAAACCTGCAAAGACATTAAGCAAAGGTTCCAGAATAGTGCCTTGGCTGATATCAAGTGTAACTCTTTGGCCAAATCCCTTTCTAACCAAGAAGAACAATTGACAGAAAGGACGTTGATTGCAACAGAGAATTTGCCACATCGAGGAAACTTAAATGTATTAAATGAACCAACAGTCTCAACCGTCAGAGAAGACTACCACAAGACAAGCGACCGACATTATAAATCTACTCCAGAAGGTGTGTGTTCCCAAGACATTGCTTTGGACAAGGTAAGTGCTGGATATAAGCGGGTGCTGCTAACAGTGTAAATCCAGAACAAAGATAAAGCAAATAGGGGTAACAGAGTAGGAAAGTATGAAATGCCTATTGATAATTCAGCGATGATCATCAACTTGTAACTTAAAGGCTATGGTGATAACACACTACTACAGGCTGTCTGTGACTGAAAATTGCCAAAATAAGTGTGTATGCTTACACAATGCTCCTATCCTAACTCTTTTAACTAATCTAACAGCAAGTGTTTTTAAACCTGACTAGACCCCGTGGTGGAGCTATACTCCATGCAGCGTCAAGTGGTGTGAGATGTCCTCCATGATGGATTCTTACATTATATTTTAGAGTCAGATCTGGACTGGACTTGACTCCAGAGTTATATTGGTGTGAAGTAGTAGGAACTGTACCCTTAACCCAtatttattttattcgttcatgggatgtgctgtggctggcaaggtcagcatttattgcccatcccaaattgcccttgagaaggtggtgcttctTGAGTTCACTACAGTTCATGagcagcttgctaggccatttcagagggcagttaagaggcaatcacatggctgtgggtctggagtcacatataggccagactgggtaaggacggcagatttcgccccctaaaggacactagtgaaccagattGTTTTTACTACAATCCATTAATTTGGTCACCATTacggatgctagctttttattccagatttatttaattaactgaatttaaattccccagctgccgtggtgggatttgaacccatgtctctggatcattagtccagctctggattactagtccagtaatataaccatataaccactatgctaccattcccttcaTATAGCTGATAAAGAAACCACAAGACTTGTGATGACAGGTGCTGGAATGCATTACCTGCAGGCTGGTTTTGACAACAAGGTCTCATGTAGCTAGGGTTCAATACTTACTGATCAAGTTGCAGAGAGACAACCAGATGCTGCTGAAACTGTGCATCTCCAATGTTTCATGGGGTGCAATATACTGTGGTTAGGAGGTTGGTGATCATGTGTTTTGgtgtaaaaacataaaatgctggaaatactcagcaggcattttgcttttgtatttatgtTTTTTTGATGAGTTGTTGAGAAGACCCTGATACCTGCTGTTCTACTGATGTGGCAACCCCATGTTTGTCAGTTACCTACTAAGCAACAAGTAACAATTCCTCTGAATGGAGTGGGATGGGGGGAGCTAAGTGCAGTTTTCTGGGATTGACAATATGACACCTGGCAATGAGAGTCTGGATTGGAGTTACCCTCGTTGGCAAATTCGGCAATCTGATGATAGCTGAGCCAAACAAGTCGGCACTAGTTCAGGGTACTGCTGATGACTGACCAGCCAGCCTGGTTCAATCGTGGACCTGGAGGAGTAGATGGCACTAGGGGTTGGGATTCTATCCAGTTGAATCCAGATTATCTCACAAACCAGTGCCCCGGCAGGTAGAATGATCCTTATGCATACTTGAGGATTTCCAATGGCTTGGCTCTACCAATCTACACCCCTTCTCTCTGTTGGGGTGTGTTTGCACAGGGAGAAAGTGTACATTCCATATTGGCCAAGCAGAAACTCGACTGGTGTGGATCTCTCAGTAGCTCTGCTTAGAAAGTCTTAAATATACAGACATGCATGGTCTAGGTCAACAAGTGAAAAGTGGCCACATTGGTCAGAAGAGTAGGAAGACAATTACAGGGGTGGGGATTTAAAAAAATGTGACGAGGATTTTGCAATCTGCAGACATAGGCAAAGGATTGAGGGAAAAACAAGAGACCACAGGTCAATATCCGCAGGGGTTCTCCCGATCGGAGGCAGTAACTTTGGTGAAGATCTGTGAAAATCCAGGAGAAGCGGCATATCACATGACTGGTTTCCATGTACAAATAGCAGTTTTAGTCTTTGTGGGAACTGAGCAGCACAGTGATTAGACATTGGGACCTGGGCTCAAGTCTAGCAGGGACTGATGGGCTGAAAGAGTAGAGTTTGGACAGTCTCTGTCCATTTCCTAGTGGGCATAGACCTATAGCATAAAACTGCTCCTAATTCAGCACGAATTAGCAATGGCATTCAGGTGGACCAAGAATGGTTGGTATGGAAAATGGAAGCAAAATGTCACACTAATGGCCTAGGGGTCAGCCTTATTAAGGTTGGGACTGAGGTACATTGTTGGGGTGcagtggaggaagctttactctgtatctggtgTGCTATACCTGATCTGGATCTGCTTCATGAAGAATGTTCAATTCCTCAGCATTAAGATCCCTCACCTTGTTGTACAATGACAAAAAAGAGTAGTCTTTGACTAATCTAACTCTTGCTTGTTTACATTTACTCCAGTTTGCCAGCAGCTCTCTGCATGAGTTCAGTTCCAGTAGTGCAGCATGTTCAATTGCTACCGCAGCTCTGTGTCTGAGGGATGAGACAGAGAAATGGCACGAGGACAACAACAAGATTGTGCAGATCACCAAAGACATGGCTGCTCAAATGTACCATATGGCACAGTTT
This genomic stretch from Pristiophorus japonicus isolate sPriJap1 chromosome 7, sPriJap1.hap1, whole genome shotgun sequence harbors:
- the LOC139266930 gene encoding vinculin isoform X3, which gives rise to MASFCQNGIGALIKTKSAERIIAPIAAQVSHLIILSEWRDIDDENFSDLEPAAKEVAKATEELVRAAKRFVEDSDDGQLKSEMGLALEFAAVSGKGILMAAQKLSIQPALREHRNELVTSAQNVLQGTMQILLTADDVEVRKIIQSTRWLLDCLVLLESAGDMSALLAAFREFSEALLLLNNLAGGRLQELSDPVHQQRLNRALETLKKCVPSLHTAMHACMKHPQAEQAKAAKTYVAEQTVAAVMDIVGLLTGGPADHEEGRGGQFAERLQQLQDLASKAKHSSIAHSNLDSLVEAVACHCMLVAAHTSKEKLGRRLVRSCQLLLQLRAQLSDRGKGWASWSDRPQQPMEAECDALIKAVEELGLGVVTATLHQMVHAFTDTEQPLERLLKAAAAAPPASPSLQLLTASFRSHARGMLRVAALTAASCPRADHCQAIQGSVKRLKRLSQELLAALGSDPESPALSHRLRLLRRHWLHEAAGLLAALDAAIDVRHFIELSIQEIVADKEECEKTAGHPNLSRSVQKLTARAQRVAQAAERCVDKSAEPVFRNGLLALVRESQRAIPPVQAAAGRCLGRPANAKLRGDLFQRIQQLIDLMYQVRDGVDGINHPDLLSPLRDHARKHQALEETSCLSNLDFSLIHTMDLKKQKLAIASESLDNYLSKPLPPHDPTEEGFKSVKETRSGLSAQFPLLVKDLISAANAKDIPAVNGACADILELSNSYMDAAREAATSTDPLEEKGRLESLKGEVAGLTPHLLSLAREVALNRQQDMGRLHRAATAWWDKISDLRAILQRLATPWYAAIKQIVCNLSANNLSQDLQSTEDITEIMASLSNCVQSAGEVTRAADGAEGFGLLGARGQLVQVHSRLKVAQNNSKILRDNIVCATKESPLFNKGGDTLEGACLLWAVSIRMLLSSLDGFLHNEIFLVTDLRDATEHKRPLQTALLAVSEKLLGLQQAATMSCVCCKEKGVQVKLCRVNDEMKVLGEALIQAAETLHQSPVNKSNLSVRFQLLQRQLAIKVKAVTSLMDLVNHNCAWALKQLFHLANSAAQKHGDGKVRLVQQFQKEAHLLLMDIEELKAVVENSLCNVTHLESKEMLVSAVTDLPLVTSQIVTEAKQLSDNADKNNVAKLQYLARDWCAKVHFIVTQLQDVGVNDQTCKDIKQRFQNSALADIKCNSLAKSLSNQEEQLTERTLIATENLPHRGNLNVLNEPTVSTVREDYHKTSDRHYKSTPEGVCSQDIALDKFASSSLHEFSSSSAACSIATAALCLRDETEKWHEDNNKIVQITKDMAAQMYHMAQFLKKQGPIKPQELYRTPS